The DNA window cgcatgttcctaagaacagttgtTCCCCAGTTTCATATATGGCGTTGaaagggtgacgtcgtctcgtctcggtcatcCCGATGACGTCGCACTtcatcttcttggcttgcatcatcggatcttcgatggccgctcccgatgcaagcgtacgtgcgttataagtacagatcacCATCCTAGTAGTTTTCCGTATCCGTATTCCTTTTccgtagcctatatgactcctgcaaccccgtcctacctggcgctaccgtagcAGCCTTttctccggaatcaggagactcttttctattactgtgttttgcttaaaattttaaaacccatgggcaggttgcaagcctctagtcccatgagtttttgagagaacttccgttctcccggagtgcacatgtggagcttatttgttgaaggcgactccaaaccgcctcccttgcacctcccagtcacttgattgcaggcttttggccggaccgacgtgcgggatacaaggatgtcatgagtcagtcctggctcagcagaaacagggagtccatcccctggatccacctgcgtctctggacaagcacaaggtcgcttttggtccgcgattagccccctatccgccacccggggacgcgccacgtagcctcgcgactaaccggctgtgatccctctagtgagggagatccgtgggtattatctatatcatttattattatctccTATAATTGATAGCACACAAATGCCCCACATAGAAATAACTGCTGTTACACGTTGGCCCCACAACtaaaatttatgagaaaattcATGCTAGCGCTTAGAATAGTTCTTTGTCCAAGCAGATAACGCAGATTCCAGATAACGCGAAAAGGTCGCCAGTACTGATATGACAGGCCCGTTCGTTAGTTCATCAAAGCGTTTTCCTGCACGAATTTTCAAATGCCTTGGAAAGGGCTAAAATGGGAATCTCATTGTTTACATTCTGTGTTATTTTCCATCTTTGCGTTTAAAAAACAGAACACCTACTCTCAACACTTATCTCTACACACTCGAGAAGAGAGAATCTGATTAGCATAACATTAATCAAAGAATGCCTTTTTCCATTCATTAAAGCAATATTTGTTCATTGCTgcacatattttaaaaaatcggaacagaaattgaaaactgaaaagtgAAGATCAGCATGAAGCTATACTAGTCGTTTCTTTTTAGCTTCTACGAAGTTGCGAAGCGAAGCGCAAAACAACGAAAGCACTCATTAAGCGACTTCGTTTTCGCCAATTTCTTCATGGGTGCCGTTCATCCATGCCGACCAATCGTTGCTTTCATtccttaaaaaagaagagtagtTTTAAGATTTTCAAGTTCCCTGAAATATTGGAGCTATTGGAGACACTTACTTCTCAACATCTTCGCGAGTGATTTTGatctttcttttgaatatCTCCAGAAATTGGATTGCTGTTGGTTTTGGCCCAGCACTTGCCACTGCTACGACGATGCCGTCATCTCTAAACCGTATGAAAATATTTAAGGAGGATAAGGTGAGCTTAATCCTGTGGAGGTTCCATGGAAatgtggtccgctaacatcacgattttgtggTTATCAAAGTGAGTGCTATAGTGGTCTGCCTTTCTGACATtgcctttgaataatctgtttgttAAGTTATATCTTGTGGGACGACGAGGCATTTGAGGGAGTAGATTACACATGTCTTTGATTTCtcagactctgaagaaggcgacgacgccgaaacgttagcctgAATaacgatcaataacaatcttggttctgcttaaaaagtagtacaaaaTCAGACCATGAGAAGGCCTTCGACAgtgaaatcgtggaaacttcgtcgtacgtatacctcggactttccatgaacatggaaaacgacttgaaggaagaactgaatagaagaatgagagcagcatgtgcagcattcgcagccatCAGGGAAACTACGGACCagctgacggaccaagatcttcgtgcccatctgttcgactcgacagttcttccagcgctctgttacgcagcggagacgtgggcagacaccgctgccaggTCTAGGAACTACTTACTATCCATAGACCCCTTGAGAgatgctttttgaaatttaaccggcgcacaaaacacctagccggtcttcgcagctccgacttaagaagaatgtcccgtcttcgcgacccagcggaatatgtatcgaaagcaaagcttagatgggccggtcgcatcatgagaagaatcgacgatagatggactaaaagaacgctagagtggatcccaagagatgctaaactcCCTTGAGGGAGAAGGCCAACGTGTTGAgatgacgtgttcgctacacggatggatcagctgagagctcagccggatacggctcaaggacctcgtcaacgtcacccacgaaacttgagaacatcttggatgacaatggcgagggaacgaaacgagtggaagagatgctggggcccgcacgtccagttaAGACGgtccatctaagtatctaagtaagcaAGTATTTATTCCACAGGGCGGATGTAGTGCATGCTGTCCAACAAACCCTTTCAGGGCACGACAAACTGGTaaagacttgtctgcgaggatgaGAACACCTACCTGACTCGACTCGCTCCCGCGAGTCGTTGTAAGGCTGAACATGCACGTTTGTAGTTTTGTTTTAACTAAGTGCAATCAGACATTTGAGTACACGCCTTCGGAACCTACGAGCTATGtaacccgcactgttatatggcagAAGATACTTTGCAAGAGGGTGCTGTAGTCCAGCAGATTGCCAAAGCCGATAATCTGAAAGGTCAACAGCCTGAAGAGATGGAGAGATGGAATTTTTGGCTACAAACATCCGTTTCATAATGCTGAGCTGCCCGACGTTGTCGAGTGATCTCCTACAAACCGCTCTAtacagacttctgcgatatctgcatgcaCTGTCTGATACACTGCAGGAAGCACGCATCCTTCCATTAGTATCGACAACTATACCATCTACTGCGGCGAATGAAAGTAGGAGGCTGCGCACTAGCTGTTGGTGAGGACTACAACAACCTGGTTAGGAGTTTGGTTTAACTAGATGTGTCTTTGtacgattgcgggatcgcagaggactcaaACTGGATCGCAAGTgcccacgcacctacggagacCGCAGTGGACCACAACAACGACGCGTTTGATGATGAATTCAATACGCTGGTATACAAGAATTCACACCAGCAGGCGGTGattgtcggaattgatgcgaatgcaAGGATGGGGCTTGAACAACAATCTGAtttgcttggaaaatggttctatcccATCAAACAAACATCGGACAACGGAAATCGTTTAGTAGATCCCTTCGAGCAGACGAATCTTCCAATGGCTTCAacatttaagaggaatcaccGATCATCGCCACCAGTTTACGTGGCAAGAAACAACCCCTTCAACCTCCGAAAAGCAGCTCCATAGGAAGACGACAACTTTTAAACTACATTTCGACTATGCTTTAACAAGGAATATCCTCTTgtcggatatccgaaaatctagtgCTGCGTGGGGTGTCGCATTTGATATGGACTACCACCTAATCCTTTTCAGCTTGAAGTGAGGGTTCcagtaaaaaagtgaaaaggatGAACCACAACCGAAGATAGACATGACAAAAATGAAGGGCGGAGAgtatagaaagaaatttcatcGACAAATATTGAGTGTCGGACCAAGAAGAAGCTTTAGGACGCCGACCGTTTAAACAACTGTTACTGGAGACTCCGCAAAGAATACGCTAACGGATTTGAAGCACCTTTGTATCTGCGGAGACTAGATCCATGTACAATTCTCTATGGGTTCCTCGCATCACCGGCAATCTAAACCGGGAGAGGCGTACGAGGATAACGTTGAGACGTCAGCCGACCCACCCTATTCATCTAAAGGGAACGTTTGAATCCTTGTTGAACCGACAAGCCCAATCAATTCCTGACACAGGCATGTCAAACgaccagaaaatgaagaatggaaagtgCGGCGGAGAGGAGGGAACTTGCACAGAAACGCCGAAATCTTTTCCTCCATCTGGTATTCGTAGGGTCACAAAGATCGTTCAATATAGATCGACGAGAAGATACCTGATTCATGGaggtcaccttgatcaccttgactcccgctgatcttcgaactggtcgagcgggcgccagtaattcttccatttgtcccgatcgcgtgccagagtagcccagtggttcctcctttcgcgtgcgacacgaagagcatcatatttttctttcaaggacttcgtgaagaaatctgaccatcgagTCGGCGGTCTtgctgtagtgcgcttaatatcgcggggaacccaatCGCTCACGGATCTGgcccaacggttgtcattgaagcgcatcacgtgtccggcccaccttattttactttccttggcaaacgcggcgtctctaatcttcgatcgctgacgtaggagagaacttcgaatcccgtccctcacttgcgtgaaacgggatactcctagcatcactctctcaattgcgcgttcaatgacgctcaccgcgttttcttcctgcttgcgaaatgcccaggtttccgaagcataggtcgaagcaggaagtacggtggtgttgaagaggtgagcacggagccgggtgttcctggtcttcttcactacatcctcgatgctcttgtacgctccccaagccgctcgtctcctcctgcccagctcgggggtcaggtcgttcatcatgttcagttcccgacccagataaacgtagctggtgcattcggatatgttcgttccgttgagcgtgaatggggcatccgagacccatccgttccgcatgaacatcgtcttttgtagattcagctgaagaccgatgcatccacatgtttcgtcgaattcggtcagcattcgttccgcttggctgatgctggGTGTTATCACTACGATgccatcagcaaagcgcaaatgatgtagctgccgaccatcaaccttcacccccatgtcgtcccattccatctttcgcattgcgttctcgagggtggctttgaatattttgggtgagctTGTATCATTCTGTCTTCAAGTCAATGTTGATGTTCTTGTACAATGGCGAAATTcaggtcgtgaagttactgtacaactctcgaagtacctttatgtgcTGAGTAGGgatgccttggttgtccaaggcttccacgaccgcttccgtctcaaccaagtcgaaggccttctttaagtcgatgaaggtgagacagagcggcatcttgcaCTCTCGtcatacctcgatgagtttcgcaACAGTGTGAATTTGGTCAATCGTGccgaatccttttcgaaaccctgcttgctcgcatggctgtccttcatccaagaatttttcaatcctattaaggatcacttttGTAAAGaacttgtagatgacggacagtaagcagattgagcgacagttgccgatgtcatgtggatctccctttttatacaacaacacggtcttggtggtcttccactgtttaggaaccttgcattccgataggcaacgtgtaaagagcctcgctaGGGTGTTGATAAATagtggcggaaggttcttcaggtgttctggtcttattctgtcgggaccgggtgccgtacgatttcttaccgacatgatagcatgtcatATTTcagacgggagaacctctggaatgccttttccatcttccctcaggtggtgaggaggcaagtggatatggctgtcgaagagatcagagtagaagtcgtagatgattttctccatcccccttctcgatgcaatggctgttccctttgggttccggagagcagtcatcctcgtcttgcgactggcaaagtctcgacgggcatagcggatgcttttccccgcctctgcagcttcagccagcacttctgctcttctctctttaagatcttcctttatcgcctctctgcaaagctttgcgagctcggacgtgagttcttggttccctgcggctcctgctgctccacgctggcttatcagctcaagagtttcaagagacagacatctcttggtggttttgaaactctcagccttcttcgcgtgAAGGTGTttaacgagccggtcatattcctcttcgttctctctctgaacttggcggctttctctgctctccttgtgaaaaaaaatcttcctcggaggaggcgatggtccgacggtaccctccaccagGTCACtaccacgtccagcgtagagaggagggcttctggaattgcgagttcccatgaatGGTCTTAGttgtcatgatgaactcggagagcctctacccctggtcattccattgcaggccgtgggtcccgatgtgaagttcctccagAGTTCTTCTTGGgtcaactttggcgttgaaatggccaattatgaccttgaagcaggcatgatcttctcggtagaacttctccaggtccctATAGAaaacttcgacttcttcttcttcttcgtagcttaatgttggagcgtaagcgacgaagatagtcaaagctggtgttggatcACATCTCATCTCCAGACGTCCGATTcaggtcgtaagttgttcgaaagagtcgacgTCCTTTGTCattctcgtgttgacgaggatgccaactccaccaacacctctactgtcgcatgttcctaagaacagttcttctccagtttcatatacggcgttaaGAGGGTGACGctgtctcgtctcggtcagtccgatgacgtcgtaattgatcttcttggtttgCATCATCaaatcttcgatggccgcttccgatgcaagcgtacgtgcgttataagtgaaaatcgtcatcctagtccttttccgttttggtagccggTAGCCTgtatgactcctgcaatcccgtccttcctggcgctaccgtagcaggctttcctccggaatcaagagactcttttttattactgtgaaattttcatcaaaagaattttaaaacccatgggcaggttgcaagcctctagtcccatgagtttttgggaaaaCTTCCATTCTctcttgcacctcccagtcacttgattgcaggcttttggccggaccaacatgcgggatacaaggatgtcatgagtcagtcctggctcagcagaaacagggagtccatcccctgaatccacccgtGTCTCCAGGCAaacacaaggtcgcttttggtccgcgataaTGGAGATTCATGGAGATATGCTATCATAATTTTCCTAAACAAGAAGTCCAtgaattcctttctttccttttccttttttctcacataAGTTCCTGATCGATTAGTGCATTGCTTCTTTATAACGCTGAAAGGCGGTCAGTTTCTCCGGGTCTACCTTTAAACTTTGAAGttttcattaagaaaaaataaaagccaCCTTAAGTAATATTTTGCGAAATCAAGATCTGCTAAACTTCCGTGGACGATGACATGCGATGAACTCTGTGCACATCCTAAAATAATACATGTTtaatcaaataaaagaaaacattcttcTCAAGACAAACACGTTCATCCAATCCAGATCAAGGTTCTTGtaataacatttaaaaatgcgGAGACATTGTTCTTCCTTGAATGATTGATGTGAACCAAtctcttttatttcaaaatattcagcCATTACCCGATCAATGTAATAACGTTTACTAACCAGCGAAACGTATTCCGTATTGAGAGAAGAACACTGTCCAGAAGAACGGCACCAACTGCGTAGGATATGGTCGGCCGACAATCGAGTACCCAAGTAGATGACCTGAATGATGACTAAAAACCATTGATTTCAACGTGCTCCAGACATAGCTGGGCTCTCtcacttttaaaattttctgaaactgTTACAGTCATTAGAGTATATAACAGTCTCTGGAAGTGTTCAACTGGCTGTGCGCGATATGCCTGGAAACGGGGCAAGCGCACAGAAGAAAGTCTCCTCATTTAGCGGAGAAAAAGTGTGCGTCTGCATGCAGACGCGTCGCGCACAGCCGGGTACTTACGTCACGCTTCAACTATGAAATCGGGTTTGAGGACTGGTTTGGGTCGAATAATTTATTTGTATGATTTTTCGACATAGACGACTAGTAATGTAAAGTGATGCATGCATTACGATGTTGTCACGGCCCTAGCCGAGGTGTAAAAGTTCCCACTATTACTGCTTACCATGAGCCTGTGCAGTTTGGAAATGTtgaatgttgatgttttcaatATCCCACAATGGCAACGGTGCAGAAACGGCGTCTCCAATAGCATAGACCCAGTCGGCAGTGGTCTGGAATAGTGCGTCACTGCCAGATCTCTCCAATAAATATCATTGCTACTATTTGCTAGATCGTATGGGTAGCCTGATCAAATGTCGTTGCGATTCTATTTCCGATTGAACGCTAGGCTTCTTGCCCACAACGGTACCGTTTGAAGACTCACCCTGAAAAGATGATCCACTACAATATGATCTCGCTCGTCCAATTCCACACGAGTACCTTTCAGCCAATCCGTTGGTGGAACGACTCCTAGAAAAAAGTATTCCCAAGCCGCTATTCTCAACTCGAGTACACAAAAGCAATTGTAAACGGATACAAACAAAGTACATACATGAAATTCCCACTGGATTTGTATAGCATTTGGAATAAAAGCAAATTCACAACTGTTCATGGTACGAACATGTGCGGGAACGcgagaaatttttattaataaagcATTGTATCTGAAGTGGCTAGTGGGAAAATTCTGACAAAGAATCTTCTCGATGGCAAAGTAACGAAATTGAAATTCATGAAGATACGACAAAATCTCATATCTATtccctttttgttttatagttCACATGTACCCAGTTAAATAAATGAGTATATCAATTTACTACCCTCACGGCTACTGCAAACTGCTCATAACtgaagaattgaaaagaaaacaacgtaTCTTACCAATTCCTACTACGACCACATCAGCTGGGATCGTTTCACCGGTTATTAATGTGACACCTGTGACCACATCCGTTCCTTCGAGTTTCTGTGCAGAACTTTTCACCAACACTCGAACACCTTTCTCTTCGAAACGCTTGAATTCACTCAGTAGTTACAACGTCGTTACTGTTAGTTTTTTCAAGAAAGAGACCCACGTTTCTGATTACACAGCCGATATCTGGGCCTAAGGCTGGTAGCGGTTCATCAGTGTTACAGACGACAGTCACAGAGGCAGCCGTACCCATCAGGGCGGATGCAATTTCCATACCTTGAATACTGTTCATTGATAATGCAGTGATCAGTTAATGGCACATTCAAACCTATAAATGATCCTCCTATGCATACGACATGTTTTCCAACAGACTCTGCAGCTATAGTATTTGCATCGGAAGCAACGCGAAGTGTGTGTACGTTCTAAGACAGAGAGAAATCTCATATTACATTGTGAAAGCGCAATGTAGTTCGTCCTCTTTATCCTTGAGATTGTTCCTCAGAGGAGCAATTttccgaaagaaaaattgagtttCTAAGCTGTAAACCGCAAACCTTCAAGTCTGCTCCCGGACATGTGAGTTTTCTAGGTGCTCCTCCTAATGCCAGCACAAGCTTACTGTATTGCATTGTGTCACCGGTCCACAGTTTGACTTTGCGAATTGAGAAATCGACACCGGTAACCTAAAACGCTGCTTACGTcgcagaaattgatttttggGGAGGATGGTTAATCTGtgtcatttttctaaaaggaaaaattcaccGGGTTCGCTTGTTGCCATTTCGGTGGTGTTATGCTGATTACACCTGGCCCCTACATGCAGTTCATTTACTTTTATACTGCTTCAAAATCAGTGCATTTTAGGGccgcataccacgaaattggcgATGTTCGAATGTCTCAAAGGACAATATCAGGTTTGGGGTGTGGGTTACGTGTATGAGCGTGGCCACTTGCAGCATGTTACTACAAGGC is part of the Necator americanus strain Aroian chromosome V, whole genome shotgun sequence genome and encodes:
- a CDS encoding hypothetical protein (NECATOR_CHRV.G19406.T1) — protein: MFFAIFVLTSMPTPPTPLLSHVPKNSCSPVSYMALKGLLAGPTCGIQGCHESVLAQQKQGVHPLDPPASLDKHKVAFGPRLAPYPPPGDAPRSLATNRL
- a CDS encoding hypothetical protein (NECATOR_CHRV.G19407.T2), which encodes MPLCLTFIDLKKAFDLVETEAVVEALDNQGIPTQHIKNDTSSPKIFKATLENAMRKMEWDDMGVKVDGRQLHHLRFADGIVVITPSISQAERMLTEFDETCGCIGLQLNLQKTMFMRNGWVSDAPFTLNGTNISECTSYVYLGRELNMMNDLTPELGRRRRAAWGAYKSIEDVVKKTRNTRLRAHLFNTTVLPASTYASETWAFRKQEENAVSVIERAIERVMLGVSRFTQVRDGIRSSLLRQRSKIRDAAFAKESKIRWAGHVMRFNDNRWARSVSDWVPRDIKRTTARPPTRWSDFFTKSLKEKYDALRVARERRNHWATLARDRDKWKNYWRPLDQFEDQRESSLTTTRGSESSQVGVLILADKSLPVCRALKGDDGIVVAVASAGPKPTAIQFLEIFKRKIKITREDVEKNESNDWSAWMNGTHEEIGENEVA
- a CDS encoding hypothetical protein (NECATOR_CHRV.G19407.T1), whose protein sequence is MPLCLTFIDLKKAFDLVETEAVVEALDNQGIPTQHIKNDTSSPKIFKATLENAMRKMEWDDMGVKVDGRQLHHLRFADGIVVITPSISQAERMLTEFDETCGCIGLQLNLQKTMFMRNGWVSDAPFTLNGTNISECTSYVYLGRELNMMNDLTPELGRRRRAAWGAYKSIEDVVKKTRNTRLRAHLFNTTVLPASTYASETWAFRKQEENAVSVIERAIERVMLGVSRFTQVRDGIRSSLLRQRSKIRDAAFAKESKIRWAGHVMRFNDNRWARSVSDWVPRDIKRTTARPPTRWSDFFTKSLKEKYDALRVARERRNHWATLARDRDKWKNYWRPLDQFEDQRESRDDGIVVAVASAGPKPTAIQFLEIFKRKIKITREDVEKNESNDWSAWMNGTHEEIGENEVA
- a CDS encoding hypothetical protein (NECATOR_CHRV.G19408.T1) encodes the protein MSVRNRTAPGPDRIRPEHLKNLPPLFINTLARLFTRCLSECKVPKQWKTTKTVLLYKKGDPHDIGNCRSICLLSVIYKFFTKVILNRIEKFLDEGQPCEQAGFRKGFGTIDQIHTVAKLIEV
- a CDS encoding hypothetical protein (NECATOR_CHRV.G19409.T2), with protein sequence MRCDPTPALTIFVAYAPTLSYEEEEEVEVFYRDLEKFYREDHACFKVIIGHFNAKVDPRRTLEELHIGTHGLQWNDQGSPPLYAGRGSDLVEGTVGPSPPPRKIFFHKESRESRQVQRENEEEYDRLVKHLHAKKAESFKTTKRCLSLETLELISQRGAAGAAGNQELTSELAKLCREAIKEDLKERRAEVLAEAAEAGKSIRYARRDFASRKTRMTALRNPKGTAIASRRGMEKIIYDFYSDLFDSHIHLPPHHLREDGKGIPEVLPSEI
- a CDS encoding hypothetical protein (NECATOR_CHRV.G19409.T3) produces the protein MGGSELSINRADTMGPITSCTTLVPSHAIEKVNLDRQNHKKSETLTLCNTYVRRRRHMVSNQISSLESENLNEESSISAATFVEQVRLNGCAAPITIITEEELPPYDRVQLSKKPTAEGKELRLRSDEFYKENFINVITNATVTGVDFSIRKVKLWTGDTMQYSKLVLALGGAPRKLTCPGADLKNVHTLRVASDANTIAAESVGKHVVCIGGSFIGMEIASALMGTAASVTVVCNTDEPLPALGPDIGCVIRNRFEEKGVRVLVKSSAQKLEGTDVVTGVTLITGETIPADVVVVGIGVVPPTDWLKGTRVELDERDHIVVDHLFRTTADWVYAIGDAVSAPLPLWDIENINIQHFQTAQAHGHLLGYSIVGRPYPTQLVPFFWTVFFSQYGIRFAGCAQSSSHVIVHGSLADLDFAKYYLRSHTGYRLPKRKRTRMTIFTYNARTLASEAAIEDLMMQTKKINYDVIGLTETRQRHPLNAVYETGEELFLGTCDSRGVGGVGILVNTRMTKDVDSFEQLTT